The Rhododendron vialii isolate Sample 1 chromosome 1a, ASM3025357v1 region AAAGCAACATCATGTAgtcgaccccaattgattggggcTTAAGGctcgatttttatttttctttgtttatcaTACTGCAATAAAGGAAGAATTTACTTGTACATATGGCATACTGAAAAATTAACGGGTCAAATGAGTAAGAGACTAATAAAAATTCTTGGTATTCTACTTAAATTTTCCAAACCACACGTACCACGACAAGGACATGTACAcgagaaattatttttgcagATTTTAAATTGTTAGAATCAACTTTGAACGTTTATCAAAAATTCTAGATAacagatttttagattttacaaattctgaaaagctaaaagaaatgaaattctgaaatttgaatttgggtAGCTTTTAGATGACTTTGACTTCAAATGAAAGCAAATTGAAGTTTTGAAGGAGTCATTATTGACTACGAAGACCGGAAGTCTAAATCTGTTTAAATGAGTGATAGACTACTCTAGAGAATTTAATAGACATCGATattgagaaaaacttattcacggagctccgtgaataagtttttacaAAGGTGAATCGCGCGCGTCCGTTTCAGCTTTGGATGGCCCGGGGAAAACGTACAGGATCCGAGTCCGTTGATTGGGGCTTAAGGAtcgatttttgtttgtttgatttatcATACTGCAATGAAGGAAGAAtttgctactccctccgtcccgatttgtttgtcccttttcactatttggggcctcttacaaaattgtctatatgtttctatttataatgttttgtatatgtaatatagatcttcTTTGATAGATCTCAACTAGATCTAaatctaaaatatgatgttttcgaaattatgtaaaacattataaatcgtgagatatatacaattttttaaacGACGCGTATGTcgaaattgaacaaacaaattggaacgaATGGAGTAACAGATATGGCATCAACCATCTCCGTGATTAACTTGCATGTTTATTCGTGACGGTTGAATCCGTAAATAAGCCTAGGAAGCACCCACAAGAATTACAATGCCAAACTCACACAATATCTTCATTCCCCTTTGCTAGCAGCTGTTAGGATCACCTCACCTCATGCAGAAGTATGTGAAACAACTGTAGGAGGGGTTGTACGTAAGAACTAGTCTGAGTTGTGCGCAAGCTGGCTTGGGACAACCAACATTACAATAAAGAAATGGCAGAAAGCAAAACAGTAGAAGCAAGTCACTGCTAACAAATTAAACACTTAAAAGTCTAACGTGACGCAGAGCTGAGAATTTTGTTCGCAATTTGACGCTGAATTGACGAAGTAATATCATTCGACTTCTTAATCATAACAACACCCTAGAGATAGGTGTTCACCTCCGGGTGTGTATCTACCACTGCCAGACACCCTGAGTTATCAAAGCACAGaacgaaaccaaaaaaaacaagatttaTTCCCTAACGCCTATTAAGTATTGTTGAAACTAATTTGGgcaatatatgatttttttttttttcacattggAAGGGAGTGTTCTGTTTCTCTTGTCTACTGCTATATTGTCTCCTCACATTTCTCTCTAATGTACAATTTCATAGCACAAGAAGATGAGAATGATCCTAGAAACAAGAGACACCTGCTGCTAGTAATCTTGCTTCCAACTGCAGCCACATTTACCCTTCTACTAGTTTCTGCGACGTGGTATCTGCGTAAGAGAGCAAGCAGAAACAAAGGTAAGTTCTTTCCAGTTGTGAAAATTTTGTTCCTAAATCATTTCCCTTGACCTTTTAACGTCTTTCTTCGATTTTCCACATGTTCTTTTTATTGGTTACAGGATTGAtggacaacaaaaaagaatcaCAATCTTTATTCAGAACTACTATGGCATCTCCTGAAAATGCAAATGCTCCTAATTTGCTAGTATTTAGTCTCGCTGACCTTGTAGAAGCTACCAAcaatttttcatttgaaaataagCTCGGAGAGGGTGGATACGGACCTGTTTACAAGGTAAAATTATTATTCTTCGAATAAATCgagaaaactaaactaaacaaaCGGTGTTTATTTTGCCTGCAGGGTATATTACGTAATGGACAAGAAATAGCAGTAAAGAGACTTTCAAGGACTTCTACACAAGGATTTGAAGAGTTCAAGAATGAGGTCATGCTTACTGCTAAACTGCAGCATGTAAATCTTGTAAGAGTTCTGGGATTTTGCaccgaaaaagaagaacaaatgtTGATCTACGAATACATGCCAAACAAAAGCCTGGATCATTTTATCTATGGTTAGCAATCCTTAATGCCTCTAACATAATTGAGTGTGGTTTTAACATTAGGTGTCACCTAAGTTTTAACTATCCAAACCTCTTTCACGTAGATCCATTGAGGGGATCCCTTTTAGATTGGGGAAAACGAGTTCAAATCATTGAAGGGGTTACGCAGGGGCTCTTGTACCTCCAAGAGTACTCAAGATTGACAATAATTCATAGGGATTTGAAAGCGAGCAATATTTTGTTAGACAACGAGATGAAGCCCAAGATCGCGGACTTTGGCATGGCTAGAATTTTCCAGAAAGATGAATTCGAAGGTAACACTGACCGGATTGTTGGAACATAGTAAGTGGCATATTTCTTACAATAAACACTACCTAATGTATTCTAGTCTCAAATAGTATTCATCTAATTATCTCTTTTTGTTCACTTATGCAATATTGTAGTGGTTATGTACCTCCTGAATATGTAAAACGTGGTATATACTCCACTAAATCAGATGTTTATAGCTTCGGAGTTCTTCTTTTACAAATCATTAGCGGAAAGCGGAATAGTTGTTCACATGGCCTTCATGAAGACTTAAACCTCCTAGACTATGTAAGTAATTCTCGAAAATTGTGACATGAATATTGCGAATTCATTTCCTTCCGGTGAACTCGATCTAAAGATGCACTGCATCGAATTAAATACGTCAGGCATATGATTTGTGGAAGTGTGGGAAATGCATGGAGTTCATGGATCCATCGCTCGACGATACAGATTCATCCTATAAATTAGTGAGATGCATGCAAATAGCTTTGCTGTGTGTCCAAGAAAATCCAGCTGATAGACCCTCCATGTTGGAACTCTCGTCAATGCTGAAAAATGAAACTGCCGCCATGAACACCCCCAAAAGACCTGCTTTTTCTACGAGAAGAGATGAAGATGAAGTTCAAGTGAAAGAGTCCACATCTCAACAAGAAATTTGGTCAGTTGGTGATGTATCCTTTACCCAATTGGTAGCCCGATGAAGGTTAATTCTCCTTTTTTCCTGAACTTTGGGCAAATTAATATGATTATTCCTATGCCTCTGTTTATATTGCCAAAAATACAACTTGTCTTGCTCTGGAACAATCATTGCTCCTTTTAGTTCATCAATGTTGTTACTCTGGcaatttttgtcattattcttTGACCAGGTATAATAATCACAATGATTGTATGCATTCAATACCTTACAAGCAATTTGGAATTTGAACCAAACTCCTCATAATTGGGCTCCCTCGGAGTAGGCAGCGGGTTTGGACTTTGAACCCCCAAGATGAGTCGAGGTGCATGTGAGGtgacttgagttatcaaaaaataaataaataatattcccttcgtccctttttaagtgtcctgcttcataactccaacttattaaaaagacataatcattataccttttatatcaactttttcttcaactttccttacttacccatcataattacatttttactcgcttacttttcaaaatggaatctacttttagggataaaatagataATGTACCAaattttacccactaactttacaaaatggacacttattaagggacagcccaaaatagaataatgaactctaaataagggaaGGAGGGAGTAATGGTAAACCATCGGATTAAGGTCCTTTTAATTACAACCATATTATGAGTTGAAATATTCCTTTACACCAGAAGACATATTGGATGATatcctaaattttaaaaaactgatATAACAATTTATATGTACTTCAACTCGAAATAATTGACAAGCTCTTTTACATGTACTTCAACTCGAAATAATTTATATATCGTCGTCCACTGAAATCCTAGTTTTGAATGCATTATACAATCATTCTGAGACAAGCTCTTTTACAGTATCTTAAAAGATAATTTTATCCACTCCGCTAACTTGGCTGAGGTGGAGGAGTTTGGACAGGCGAAATTCTTTAAAACAAGAAATGCTATGATAcacgaaaaagaaaacatgaaagtgTACGTCCATATATGAAAGAGAACAAGCCGTCCATTCTCTCTTTCATAGACACTTTTATGTTTTCAATGGTATGTATCCTACCAAGCCTCGCAAATCGCATTTCGTTGCTATTGCCGATTAGGTCATATGTGGATAACCGgttgtttttttgggtggcaGCTTGATGTAgcgcatctcaattaattttgaaattcggACAAATCTCTAATAattccaaagtttgaaatatttagcctttgtgaatttttaatttgCGAAGTCTTGGGGACAAGCCCCATTTGTTGCTTTCTCAAACCAACTtttacaccttttttttttttttcaacagattgAATAAACTAAAAACTAGATAGTTAGCTGGAAAAActataataaaaagaaaaacgaaatgGTGATCTTCTCCTAGAAATTAACATCTTAATTGGTGTGAATAGTTTTAGTTGTAGCGGGTGTTTTTCTTGGAAAGAAGTTTTATTCTAATTTCGTAATCTCTAAAAGCCGACCCCTACGTAATACTTGTGTTCATACATGTTGAAAAAGGAAAGCAGTGGATGAGTGCATGTCGTGTCCCGGAGACATTTCTCCgagaaaatctttttccttAGATACGGGTATGAATCATTAACTTCTTTACTTTGTTGTCAGCGTCCGGACCAGCTTATCCCTTTTAGTTGCTTTCTCGATGATTTCAGCGTTCAtatctttcaaaatatttactaatttatagtattttataattttgaaaaatttgtctGAGAAAAGTAATTACattctatcaaataagatcaatatcgtataaaaaaaagatttcatataatttaaaaaatcgtagttaattttttgagaggtcTAAAATGATGAAAGTGTCATACAGTACGGGACGGTGAAGTAATTTTTATTAGGTTCTTGGGGGCAATTACTAATAATTAATCATATTTTCACACTTATAGTAAACATGTTTATCTGTTTCTACCAAGATCTAAAATCTAGATTCTATAACAGAATTTGAAGTAGTAGAATATAAAATCTGTATCTATAGCTATCGTAACTCTGATgcacacacccaaatacatgCCCCAAGAGCAGCCAAAAATTGCCCCGAAATGAAAGCAAATAGAAGTTTGGAACGAGTCGTTATTGACTACGTACAAAGACGGGAAGTTATCAACACGGCCACGTATTGAGACGTCTATTGTCGTGACCGAATTGGTTATACATCTAAAATCTTGCCTGCCAACTGCCAAGTTGTtacttatgagagagagagagagcctcaatcttttgaaattgaaattttcttgGGTAGGCTTTTTTGCTTCATTCTTAAATATCATCACAATCAATAGTTtcaatctcaattaattttgggTGGCAGCTTAACCGCATCTCAATAAATTTTGGGATTTGGACAAACCTCTAATAACCCTAAAGTTTGACATATTGCCTTCGTAGATTTTAAACTTGAGAAATCTTTGGGGCAAGCCCCTTTTGTTGCTTTCTCAAACCGACTTTTACACCTTGGGCCTTGGGGTTGATGACAAAGATTGTATTCCATCAGCATTTTAAGAGTCAAGAcgtcattttcctttttattggccaattggtaaaaaaaaataataataataatagtggACGGGCAATTTCGGATTCAAAAGAGAAAAGTCAAAGATAATAAGCATTATAAACATGCTTTTGTGAACTTATAGCTTTTTGACC contains the following coding sequences:
- the LOC131298544 gene encoding cysteine-rich receptor-like protein kinase 10, with amino-acid sequence MLLTIISFLLFLPSLTSSPEAQTWIKAGYWYSVSQFPVPDIDSTLFTHLTFAFAYINTSTYELLIAPSDEPYMLTFTDIVRRKNPSIVTLLSIWTGDTNFSTFYSMATQPSHRTSFIESSIQRARLFGFHGLDLCCVKPDTSTTKMEAMGILFDEWRTAINRESKNSTRSPLVLTLASHYLPSKDSTSYPMESIRRNFDWVLIVSFYYHLPTMENFTGAHSALYDPSSNASTDYGIKEWISRGLPAKKMVLILPYHGYAWTLLDPSAHDIGSPAIGPAVTLDGSLFYKFIKSSMRCDGEKVVYNSTYVTNYCINGSVWIGYDDVEAIRTKVSYARDKGLLGYAVWHVANDDNWVLSKAAAQEDENDPRNKRHLLLVILLPTAATFTLLLVSATWYLRKRASRNKGLMDNKKESQSLFRTTMASPENANAPNLLVFSLADLVEATNNFSFENKLGEGGYGPVYKGILRNGQEIAVKRLSRTSTQGFEEFKNEVMLTAKLQHVNLVRVLGFCTEKEEQMLIYEYMPNKSLDHFIYDPLRGSLLDWGKRVQIIEGVTQGLLYLQEYSRLTIIHRDLKASNILLDNEMKPKIADFGMARIFQKDEFEGNTDRIVGTYGYVPPEYVKRGIYSTKSDVYSFGVLLLQIISGKRNSCSHGLHEDLNLLDYAYDLWKCGKCMEFMDPSLDDTDSSYKLVRCMQIALLCVQENPADRPSMLELSSMLKNETAAMNTPKRPAFSTRRDEDEVQVKESTSQQEIWSVGDVSFTQLVAR